TGAAATTCGCCATACGACAGATAAGAGCAATAACTTGTTCACATTTTTGCCGATCATTTAAATCCGGAAACACATCAATATAATACGAAATACCTGCCTCAAAAAAATCATCAGAATGACCTAAAATATAATCGCTAGCTTTAAAATTCTCCACTCCAATAAGCAAATTCCTGGATATATACTTGGAAAATATAACTTCTTCATCTCCAACGAAAGCCACCAGTCCGTCAAAAAAAGGAGCCCTGTTATTAACGTTAAACTTTGTATAAATAGCTAATAAATTCTGTTTCATCTTTTCCTCCTGCGATTAAATATTCTACAAAATAATAATTATCCTATAAGAATATGGACTTGCTTTTTAGTTGCTGGTATCATTTCTTGAGGTCTATCAACGAATTCACCATCTAATTGCGTAATTAGGCAATTGTCACAAACTTTGTATATCTTCATTTGATCAGTTGAAGACGCGATCTTCAACTCATCGTCTTGACAACTTGGACATGTCTCCTGCGTGGTAAAAGCTGCTATATCCCAAATTAAGTGCACTGCATCGTAGCAAATTTCTTTTTTAGTGGCTTTCACCATTTCCTTAGCATAACCCCGAACAAGTCCTTCTGTGTTGTCCTTAGATGTCCCTAAGTAAAAATCACTGGAATCCAACTTTTTAACAGCTTGTAGTGTATCTTCAAAAACAAATCTGGAAAATATCCGTTCATATTTATTAATAAATTCAATTAACCGATCAAAAAAATCCGATAATTGATTTTCGTTATAATTATTGTATAAACTAACAATATCATTATTCATACTATCTCCCTATAGCCTCAAAATTAGGAATTCATTGTTATTTACTCGTCAACCTCACAAATATTTAAAACATCACGAAACAGGCAAGTTTCAACAGTAAACTGAGGGCCGAATATCCAAACATCATCTGGCATTTCTATATCAGGTACGACTGTACTCATTTCTGCATAAGTAGTCTCCGAATATCCGTTTTCATTCAAAAATTTAGATATTTCATCATACGTTTCGGCTTGACTAAATGTATATGGCATACCACTATCCCCATCTAACTCAGGACACATACGATTTTCATCGATATTTTTTACTGCAAAATAATGACTAACATAATAAATAGGAATAATTTTTGAAATCTCAATAGTGGTTCTATAAGAAACCTTCATTTCACCTTTTTCAAAATCGGGAAAGTGAATATATGCAGATATAGATGGCTCTGATTCTATTTCTGGCGCTGCAACCTTAAATCCAGCATTCTCAATCAAGCTAACAAAATCATCTAATATAGCCAAGCTTGTTTCACATTTCTGCTTAAAAAAATCATAATCTTTATTCCGATAAACTCTGTCTATTGTTTCCAAAATGAATTCTTCCATTTGTAAAATCTCCTCCTGTTTTAAATGAGTTGGAACTTAAGAAGTCTAAAAAGGCATCGAGTAGCTTTTTTTCAAATACGCCTTACTGTTCACTCAATTCCGTCTTCCCGATTAAACTCTATCATTTCATTGACCGCCACTCTAACCCATGACCAAAAATCTTCATATTCTTCTCGTTGCTCATAGCCTTCTGAAGAAAAATCATGGACTAATTGAACTCTGTTTCCTTTTCCAATTTCCAATTTCCAATTTCAAAACATACAATATCATCTCTTTTAGCAAATGGCACTAGATTTCTTTTGGGATACCTAAGTTTTAAATCATAGTATCTCCTTGATACTTCTTCTGACTCTAATAGATACCAGAGATCAAAATTTACCAGATTTAACTCTACAATTTTCCGAAAAAATTCTGGATATACATAAATATTAGAATCTATGAAATATGACATCATAATCTTCCTTTCTCCGATTTCCTCTGATTCATTTCAATAATATTAATTATCTCTTTACATTTATTTAACCACTGAATTGCGTTGTCTCTTTCTATTTTAGCTTTATAAATAATCTTATATTCTTTTACAAATTGTGAATAGCAGCTGAATTTATCATTACTTTTCGGCTTAGCAAAATGCCATCTGTAAACTGGTGTTACTTGTATATATATTTCTCCTTTTTTATTGTATAGCCATGTTTCAAGGTTGTTCGTACTCCATACATTAAATTTTGTACCAATCCAATTAGCATCTTCATAAATCAAGTCATCCTCTATATCTTGATAACTATCATTGCTCAATCTTCCAATCTCTAGCTTTGATAATGAATCTGGTACTTCAAGTTCGTTATTTAATACCTTTTCAAGAAGATTTTTTAGAGCGACTATAGCTTCAATAATGAAATCTTCACTGTACAATGTAAAGGTGTCATGAAGAGCTTTTAGTAATATCTTTATTTCATCATACCTGTGAATATCAATTTCTGTACTTGGTATATGTAGTTCTAGCCTATCCTGATCATTTACGGATAGATATAATTTATTTATCACTGATAACCGCTCCTTTCTTGTTTATGAATCATACTTTCTGTAAAACTGATCTTATCAGGTAATAACATGCCATCCATTGATCTTACCTATCCATTCTTTATGTATCCAAGAGAAGTATAAAACTTCCCTTGGTGTTAAAGTTATTTTTCTCTAACCATTTCTTCTTGTCTATGAATGAATTACACCATCTTTTATTTACTCATCTGCTATGACGCTCTCCACTTCTTTTAATACAGCTTTATCGATACCATAAAACTGCTCTAATACCTTCTTCTTATTTGGTATCAACCAAGAACTATCCTCATACCAACCTTCATTAAGTTTATAATAATAGGTAATACCAGTCCATCCTTTACCCTCTGGCTCAATTTTATCCATTATATTATCAAAATAACTATCCTAAATACGTAATACAGCCTTATCACCATTTTTAAATTCATGAATAAATTGTATTTCTCCTTCAAATCCATCATAATAACTACTTATTATCGTATCCACAGAGTCCCCCTTGAGTCGCTAGCCATATTCAGTCTGGCAGTATGTCTAAAACATCTCTAAATAATATGTCTTCTTGTGTAACATCTGGCCCGAATAAAATAACATCATCCGAAAAAGTTATACCTTCTATTTTACGCAGAGAATCTACCCAGAACATGCGACTAAAATTATTCGCATCATACGCTCGCTTAATTAATTCCTCTAAATCAAATTGTATAAGGTTGTACGCGTCCTCAGATTCTCCTACCAGTACTGGTGCAATTTTTTTGGGATCCTGATTTACTACCTTAAAATTATGCTCTAGAGAATAAACATCAGCTAACTTGGATACAGTTAATATTGAATTATACTCAACTTCAAAACTATTATCTCTATATTTCCCCATAGTGAAGTACCATTCCTCGGATGGATTTGCATATGATGTCAGTGACTTTACTCCAATATTATTCAACTCACAAAAATCGTAGATTATCCCTGGTAATCCTATTTTTTCAGTTGATTTTTTTGTGTATAGTTCTTCATTTTTTCCTTTGTAGTACATATTAATTACATTTATAACTTGATTATTTAACATTAATATCGTGCCTCCCTGATTTATCTGCTGGTTTATTTGAAACTTTGTTTAGATCCATATCAATTTCTCCTTGGTGCTTACCTCTCTTATTTAACACTTCGAATCGGCCATGTTGAGTGTCTACTGAATAATAATTTTTATTATCAGTATAAATTATCCTACCTGGATTTTTATTCTTGATATTTCTACCTACTTCTGACCATCCATTTTTAGCCATAACATCTTCAGCCATTTTTTTCACTGCAGCCACTCGGTCTCCAGCTGCCATTTTACTAATTTTCCTCTCGAAAGATTTTGCAATACCTGAGCCTGCAAAATGTTGAATGTTAAATTTGATATATCTTGGGGCAGCTTCTTTCTTTTTCAATTTACTTAATAACGTTTTTACTGTCGCTGCTGCTTTTGGTCCGATATTCAGGACAGCTTTAGGCATGTATTTTACTACTGTTTTACCCGCTGCTTTAATAAGGAGACCTGCTACTATTTCTTCGCCAGAAACAGGAATAACGAGACCTAAAGCTAATGTACTCCAATTTCCCAGTTTCTTAGAAAGCTCTGCGCTTTTCTTCTTATCGATGTTTCCTTTCGCATCAAATGCCCATACTTCGCCTGGTTTTGGATAGCCTTCCTTGGCGGTTGGATCTTGAAAGCCAGTATTTTGAATAGCTACGAATGTCTTACCTTTACAGAGCGCTTGGTAGGCTTTGGCTTTTCTTGCTGTTTCTGCGGCTTTTTTCTTCTTGGCTTGGGCAAGCACTGCTTTTCTTGCTTTCAGCGTTGCTTGGATGGTTTTGCCAATGTTTTTGATTTTGCTTGATGCTTTTGCCAATGCTTTTAAGCCTGCTCGTTTGATTGGTTGGACAAAACTTTTCACTTTCTTGCTGATTTTCTTTGCTTGTTTCACGATCGTGTGTTTTGCTTTTTTGTATATTTTTTTGGTTATCTTTTTGACTTGCTTCACAGATTTTTTAGCTGCTTTGTAGAATTTCGCTGCTGCTCGTTTAACTTTTGTGACAGCTTTTTTCTTGGCACGTTTGAAAGTCTTATTGATTTTTTGAACGACTTTTTTGGCCTTTTTGAAGACGCGCTTGACTTTCTTGACGCTTTTCTTGATGCTCTTGGTGACTTTTTTCACGCCTTTTTTGATGCTATTGCCGAGTTTCTTCATACCTTTTTTGACTTTAGCTTTTGCCTTTTTCGCTTTTTTCTTCAGCCAATTCATGAAGTGACCGCTCGGATCGTCAAAGGAGGTTGGATTATTACCGCCGTAAATGTAGCGGTTTTGGCTTCGTGGGTCGTCTAGGGCGCCCCGGTAGCTGTCGGCCTGTAGGAATCGGCCTGTATTCGTGTCATAATTCCGTGCGCGTAGATTTTGACTGTCGCTGGTGTCATGCATTTGCGCGCGGTATCCAATTTGGTTGGCCATTGGTGCGGCTGCGATGGCTGTACCATAATCGGTGTAGTCGTAATTGGTACTTTCTTCACCATCTGATGTCGTCGCGATATCCGTCAAGCCGTTTTCGTGATAGCTTTCGTCTTCGGTTCCGAGGATTTGGTCGTCTTCGCCAAAGCGATAATCGGTGCTGGTTTCCGTCGTTTCGCCGTTGTCTTCGGTGGTTTCGTCGAGTTGTGCTACTTGCGTGTATTCTTGGGTTAAGTCGTTGATGTAGCGAATGGTGCTGATTGCTTGATATCCAACGGATTTGGTTGTTTCTGTCGTGCGCTCAGTGCTTGTCGAGCTGTTGCCATCGCTTTCTTTTAGCTCGGTTTTGCCTTGAATGCCGTCTTTCGTTTTCGTTGTTGTGCCTTCTTCGGATGTCATTGTTTTCGTGCTGTTGTCTTTCGTCACGACGTCAGTACCTTCTCCTGCGATCGGAGAGCACCCTTCAAAATCGCCAGACGCGCGTTTTTCGAGTTGTTTGGCTAGGCTCTCGGTTTTAGTTGTGGACTCTTTTTGCTTCGTTGTCGTGCCTTCTGTGGCCGTTTTTCCTGGTGTTACTTTGAGTTTGTCTTTGGCTTGTTTATCGTAGGTGGTGATCCATTCGCTGAGTGTGCCTTGGACTTCTTTTGTTTTGTCGGTGATCGTTTCTTTGCCAATCCGATTGCCGAATGCGTCGTAGCTGTATGTCGTGATGTGGCCCTCGTTGTCGGCGGATTGGATAAGTTGGTTTTCACCGTTGTAGGTGTATGTTTCTACTTTACCACTTCTTAACGCTTTTTTGGTAATGTTTCCGTTTTTGTCGTGGGTGTAAGTCGTGTCTGCGTCTCCGTCGGCTTGGATCATCGCGAGGACATTGTCGTCATCGTAGTGGTAATCCTCAATGGTTTTTTTGCCGTTTTTGACGCGTTTTAGTTTGGTTCGGTTTCCGTTGGCGTCATAAATATACGTGATGACCTCGGTGTTTTTGCCTGCTTTTATCGTGGTGTCTATGAGTTGATCGTCGGCGTCGTAGGTGTGGGTTTTGACTTGTTTCGTGCCGTTTTGGTTGATCGTTTCTTTGGTGACATTGCCGTTTTCATCGTAGGTGTAATCGAACGACGCGATGGCTTTGCCGGCTTTGTTGCTTGTTTCGACGTGTTCGGTTTCGCCAATCGCGGAGTAACGGTATGTTGTTTTGGTGCCGTTGCTGTAGTGAATCGCGAGTGGTAAACCGTTGGCGTCGTAGTCGTAGGTCGTTTTCTTGCCGTCTGCTTCGATGACGTCGGTTAACTGATTCGTGTCGTCATAGCGGTAGGTCACGCGGGTGCCGTCTGGGTAGATCAATGCTGTTTTGCGCCCGATGGTATCGTATTCGTATTTCAGGGTTTCGCCATTGGCATCTTTGACCGCTGTTACATCGCCGTATTTGTTATACGCGAAGGTCGCTGTGCCGTCTTTGGATGTGGCGGTTTTGATTTCGTCGTTTTCGTCGTAGGTGTATTTGTAGCCGCCTCCGTCAAATTGTTGCTCCACCAGATTGTTCAGTTCATCGTATTTGTAGGTGGTCTTGCTGCCATCTGGTTTCGTTTCGGATTGAAGGGAACCGTCGAGGCGATACGCGTATTTCTCGGTTCTGCCCTCTGGCGTCACTTCCTTGACCATATCGCTGCGGTCGTTGTAGCTGTATTTCGTCACAAAACCTTTCGCATCTTTAATCTCCGTCAGATTATCCACTTTGTCATACGTATAAGTCGATGTCTGGCCTAAGCGGTTCTTCGCTGTCGTCATCCGATCCAGCGCATCATATTTAAACTGTTCCTTCTGACCTTTCGCATCCGTGGTTTCCGTCACGTTCTCGTTGCCGTCGTACTTCATTTTCGACTCGTTGCCGCGTGCATCTCGCATCGCCGTCACGCGGTCCAATTTATCGTACGTATAGCTCACAATAGCCTGCTTGGATTGATTGTCGCTTTGCCGTTCGCATCGATTTCTTTCAACACATTTCCGAGCAAATCATATTCAAATTTAGACGTAATGCCTGCGGGTTCTTTTGCTGTCAAAATGTTATCCGCATCATCGTACGTATAAACCGTCGTGTTCTTGCGCTTATCTGTTTCCACCGTCAAATGACCAGCTGTATCATAGCGATTCAGCAACTTAAAGCCAGCGACGTCAATTCTATGTACCCAAGAGAGTTACTGACTCTCTTGGTGTAATAATTTCTACAAAAATTCCTATTTGAACCAATTTTGCAATTCAAAAGCAATAAGTAGTAATAAGATTAATTTATTTGTGTACCACTCAAAAATTACTCTGTAAATGAAATACAATTGCTAGAAATCTTATCAGCTAGCCAAACCATCTCATTTCCAAGATAAAATTTACTACCATACTCTGTAGCCATCTTAGTGTCAATTGTTAATATAACTGGAAAAGCATTTTTTCTCTTTCCAACTAAGCGAGCAGTTTCCATATCTTGTGACAAATGGACATACTGCCTAGATTTTGGGAGAAGCCCCTCATTTCTTATATCATTTATATAATCTGGAGATGTTCCGTGATATAAATACATTGGTGGAATGGCTTCTTCCTTCATAACCTTACTTGGAGTAGAGTGTCCATAAAAAGCCCTTATTTTATCGCCAACGATCTCATGTCTTTTTTTATGAGAATAAGAGATCATCTTTTCAACGTCATCTTGTGTAATATCTTGCCACCCCTCTATTTCTCTTAAAGATTTTAATAATGGCTCTATCAGAGTGAAACCCTCATCATCCAGCTCCAATTCAAACTCCCAAGGGGCATGACGCAGTGCATAAGATATTTCTTTGCTCAACTTTGAGTAATCCTTACTATTCATTCAATCCCATCCTCCCGATTAAACTCTATCATTTCATTTACAGCATCTCTAACCCATGTCCAAAAATCTTCATACTCTCCTCTTTGTTCATAACCTTCTGAAGAGTAATCATGAATTAATTGGATTTTATTCCCTTTTCCGATTTCAAAACATACAATATCATCATTATCATCTCTTTTAGCAAACGGTATTAAATCTCTTTTTGGATATCTGCGCTTCAAATCATAATATCTTCTTGTTGCTCTTTCAGCATCAAATAGATACCAAAGGTCAAAGTTCACCATATTTAGCTCTACTATTTTTTGAAATGACTCTGGATATACATAAATATTAGAATCTATACAATATGTCATACCGATTTTCCTTTCCTTATTTCATTTTTTCTAATTCATTGGAACCCATAGGGTTATTATTCCTAAATTCAGCTTTTTGTTTCTTAATTCTTAATTCTACAGCCTCTCCCCATGTTTTTGGTACGCCTTTATTAGTAGTAAACCTCTCAACCATTTCAGCTGGTAGAATGTCATTGAAATTCCTAACAGTAGCCTTGACATCTATCCCCGCGGCTCTAGCTGCAGCGACCCTAGTATTATCAACCGTTGTATATAACCCATCCGACATTTTGACAATGTCAATGGGATCTCCCACCCATCCTTTATCCTTCATACTTTTTATAATCTCCGATGACCCATTAACTGAACTCTGGCTAAACCTAATCTTAGATGGGTTAATATTCTGCGCTTGTGCGTTAGCATTAATAGGTGTTTTTTTCTTATACACACCACTACCCCAAAATCCTAGATAACCTAAACTCAGCATCCCATATGTCCCAGCATATCCAAATTGTGTTTTCTCCCATGTTGTTAGTGGTTTTCCTGTGAATGGATTTAGACCAGTTTCAACTGCCATCATTTGTCGCATGTAAATGTCCATCAAGTCATTATTCACACCACCTGAACTTGTCGCTACCGTACCATTTTTTATGGCTGCGGTGTATGCTTTACTGGCTGCTGCATTTTGTTGTGGTGTATTACCTGGTTTCGATAGCCAATAGGTGCCATCATCCAGCGGACTCTTCTGATAATCAGAGAAGTTATACGAACTGATGGCTTGTGTATTTTTACATACGGCTTGGTAAGCTTTCTTCTTTTTAGCTTCTTCTGCTTTTTGTTTTGCTTTTTTCTTGGCTGCTAGTTGTTTTTTCACCGTTGCTTTGATGGCTTTTCCTGTGGCTTTGACATAACTGAAAGCTTTTCGTAGTTGTTTGATACCTGCTTTCTTGATGGTTTTTACAATATGCTTCACTTTTTTGGCTACTTTTTGTACTTTTTTCAGTGCTACTTTTGCCTTTTTATAAACCTTCTTCGCCACTTTTTTGATTTGTTTGATGGATTTCTTAGCGGCTTTTTTGAATTTAGCAACGGCTCGTTTTACTTTAGTCACTGCTTTTTTGGTGGCTCGTTTTATTTTTTTATAAATCTTTTTAGCCGCTTTTTTGATTTTCTTGAACGCACGTTTCACCTTTTTGACCGTTTTCTTGATGGCTTTCTTGACTTTTTTTATTCCTTTTTTAATACTTTTCTTGAGTTTCTTCGCGGCTTTTTTGG
The sequence above is drawn from the Listeria weihenstephanensis genome and encodes:
- a CDS encoding RHS repeat-associated core domain-containing protein encodes the protein MSYTYDKLDRVTAMRDARGNESKMKYDGNENVTETTDAKGQKEQFKYDALDRMTTAKNRLGQTSTYTYDKVDNLTEIKDAKGFVTKYSYNDRSDMVKEVTPEGRTEKYAYRLDGSLQSETKPDGSKTTYKYDELNNLVEQQFDGGGYKYTYDENDEIKTATSKDGTATFAYNKYGDVTAVKDANGETLKYEYDTIGRKTALIYPDGTRVTYRYDDTNQLTDVIEADGKKTTYDYDANGLPLAIHYSNGTKTTYRYSAIGETEHVETSNKAGKAIASFDYTYDENGNVTKETINQNGTKQVKTHTYDADDQLIDTTIKAGKNTEVITYIYDANGNRTKLKRVKNGKKTIEDYHYDDDNVLAMIQADGDADTTYTHDKNGNITKKALRSGKVETYTYNGENQLIQSADNEGHITTYSYDAFGNRIGKETITDKTKEVQGTLSEWITTYDKQAKDKLKVTPGKTATEGTTTKQKESTTKTESLAKQLEKRASGDFEGCSPIAGEGTDVVTKDNSTKTMTSEEGTTTKTKDGIQGKTELKESDGNSSTSTERTTETTKSVGYQAISTIRYINDLTQEYTQVAQLDETTEDNGETTETSTDYRFGEDDQILGTEDESYHENGLTDIATTSDGEESTNYDYTDYGTAIAAAPMANQIGYRAQMHDTSDSQNLRARNYDTNTGRFLQADSYRGALDDPRSQNRYIYGGNNPTSFDDPSGHFMNWLKKKAKKAKAKVKKGMKKLGNSIKKGVKKVTKSIKKSVKKVKRVFKKAKKVVQKINKTFKRAKKKAVTKVKRAAAKFYKAAKKSVKQVKKITKKIYKKAKHTIVKQAKKISKKVKSFVQPIKRAGLKALAKASSKIKNIGKTIQATLKARKAVLAQAKKKKAAETARKAKAYQALCKGKTFVAIQNTGFQDPTAKEGYPKPGEVWAFDAKGNIDKKKSAELSKKLGNWSTLALGLVIPVSGEEIVAGLLIKAAGKTVVKYMPKAVLNIGPKAAATVKTLLSKLKKKEAAPRYIKFNIQHFAGSGIAKSFERKISKMAAGDRVAAVKKMAEDVMAKNGWSEVGRNIKNKNPGRIIYTDNKNYYSVDTQHGRFEVLNKRGKHQGEIDMDLNKVSNKPADKSGRHDINVK
- a CDS encoding RHS repeat domain-containing protein: MLNRYDTAGHLTVETDKRKNTTVYTYDDADNILTAKEPAGITSKFEYDLLGNVLKEIDANGKATINPSRLL
- a CDS encoding RNA 2'-phosphotransferase, translated to MNSKDYSKLSKEISYALRHAPWEFELELDDEGFTLIEPLLKSLREIEGWQDITQDDVEKMISYSHKKRHEIVGDKIRAFYGHSTPSKVMKEEAIPPMYLYHGTSPDYINDIRNEGLLPKSRQYVHLSQDMETARLVGKRKNAFPVILTIDTKMATEYGSKFYLGNEMVWLADKISSNCISFTE